The proteins below are encoded in one region of Halalkalicoccus jeotgali B3:
- a CDS encoding translation initiation factor eIF-2B: MIDETVAEIEEMQTHSSSVVAVKAARALSELTGREYATVEEFVRDVERNSSVLRRANPSHASLYNVHRTITREVEEADPQTVEEGKAALTAAIDRVIERIDGGKKRAAAHTADYLEDGMTILTHDYSSTVNAAIERAVDGGVSLSVYVTEARPRLAGRKTARKLAAIEGVEPTLIVDSASGTYLGECDCVLMGMDCLVGETLYNRVGTYPIAATAADLDVPMYVTGSGAKLIDGGFVFENEYRPASEVLLEPAEDFAIENPMYDATPVRLLDAIITDDGAMSF; this comes from the coding sequence ATGATCGACGAGACGGTTGCGGAGATCGAGGAGATGCAGACGCACAGCTCCTCGGTCGTGGCTGTCAAGGCAGCCCGTGCGCTCTCGGAGCTGACCGGTCGCGAGTACGCGACGGTCGAGGAGTTCGTCCGCGACGTCGAGCGAAACAGCTCGGTGCTCCGGCGGGCGAACCCCTCGCACGCCTCGCTGTACAACGTCCACCGGACCATCACGCGCGAGGTCGAGGAAGCGGACCCACAGACGGTCGAGGAAGGAAAGGCCGCGCTCACGGCCGCGATCGACCGGGTGATCGAACGAATCGACGGGGGGAAAAAACGCGCCGCCGCCCACACGGCCGATTACCTCGAGGACGGCATGACGATCCTGACCCACGACTACTCCTCGACGGTGAACGCAGCGATCGAGCGGGCCGTCGACGGAGGGGTCTCGCTGTCGGTTTACGTCACCGAAGCCCGCCCCAGGCTCGCGGGACGAAAGACCGCTCGCAAACTGGCCGCGATCGAGGGCGTCGAGCCGACGCTGATCGTCGACAGCGCGTCGGGCACCTATCTCGGCGAGTGTGACTGCGTGCTGATGGGAATGGACTGTCTGGTCGGCGAGACGCTGTACAACCGCGTAGGGACCTACCCGATCGCGGCGACCGCCGCCGACCTCGACGTGCCGATGTACGTGACCGGATCGGGGGCGAAACTCATCGATGGCGGGTTCGTCTTCGAGAACGAGTACCGCCCGGCGAGCGAGGTGCTGCTCGAACCGGCCGAGGACTTCGCTATCGAGAACCCGATGTACGACGCGACCCCCGTCCGCCTTCTCGATGCGATCATCACCGATGACGGGGCCATGTCCTTTTGA
- a CDS encoding cation:proton antiporter, with product MAIELYDVALVVIGIALLGVAVLPLVVSERPISLPIFFVAFGALVFWLPVAPAPDPLEQGLLTEHFAELGVVLALMGLGLKIDRPPSLRGWVSTWRLLAITMPLSIAGAALLGWWLVGLLAPTAILLGAAIAPTDPVLAGEVQVEEPGEGHTSEEGSEPRFALSSEAGLNDGLAFPFTNLAIAIALVGLAPGNWLGEWLLVAVVYRTVVGTLAGIVFGAILARLVFAAVPETRIAQSVRGLEAIAGTLVVYGLTEIIGGYGFIAVFVAALTIRHYERDHEYNESLHRISELAEQMLMALIMVFFGGALVGGLLDPLTTEGLIVALATVFLVRPLAGIVGLAGSGLAWADRGAIAFFGVRGIGSFYYLAHGLNEAAFADADLLWAIVGAIVLVSVLVHGVSASPIMNRLHS from the coding sequence ATGGCGATCGAACTGTACGACGTCGCGCTGGTAGTGATCGGGATCGCGCTGCTCGGGGTCGCCGTCCTGCCGCTGGTGGTCTCCGAGCGACCGATCTCGCTGCCGATCTTCTTCGTCGCCTTCGGCGCACTCGTCTTCTGGCTGCCGGTCGCACCCGCACCCGACCCCCTCGAACAGGGTCTTCTCACCGAGCACTTCGCCGAACTGGGGGTGGTCCTCGCGCTGATGGGTCTCGGGCTGAAGATCGACCGCCCGCCGAGTCTGCGGGGGTGGGTCTCGACGTGGCGCCTGCTCGCGATCACGATGCCCCTGTCGATCGCCGGGGCCGCCCTGCTGGGCTGGTGGCTCGTCGGCCTGCTTGCCCCCACGGCGATCCTACTGGGTGCGGCGATCGCGCCGACCGACCCCGTGCTCGCGGGCGAGGTCCAGGTCGAAGAACCCGGCGAGGGTCATACGAGCGAGGAGGGCTCGGAACCCCGCTTTGCGCTCTCCTCGGAGGCCGGCCTCAACGACGGGCTTGCCTTTCCCTTTACGAACCTCGCGATCGCGATCGCGCTCGTCGGTCTCGCGCCGGGTAACTGGCTCGGCGAGTGGCTCCTCGTTGCGGTGGTCTACAGGACCGTCGTGGGTACCCTCGCCGGAATCGTTTTCGGGGCGATACTCGCCCGGCTGGTCTTCGCGGCCGTCCCCGAGACGCGGATCGCCCAGTCGGTCCGTGGGCTGGAGGCGATCGCCGGAACGCTCGTCGTCTACGGGCTGACCGAGATCATCGGTGGATACGGCTTCATCGCGGTGTTCGTCGCCGCGCTCACGATCCGCCACTACGAGCGCGACCACGAGTACAACGAGTCGCTCCACCGGATCTCCGAACTCGCAGAACAGATGCTGATGGCGCTGATAATGGTGTTCTTCGGCGGCGCGCTCGTCGGGGGTCTGCTCGACCCGCTCACGACCGAGGGGTTGATCGTGGCGCTCGCGACCGTCTTTCTCGTCCGGCCGCTTGCGGGGATCGTCGGCCTCGCCGGGTCCGGCCTCGCGTGGGCCGACCGGGGTGCGATCGCCTTCTTCGGCGTGCGGGGGATCGGTTCGTTCTACTATCTGGCCCACGGGCTGAACGAGGCGGCTTTCGCCGACGCCGATCTGCTGTGGGCGATCGTCGGTGCCATCGTCCTCGTCTCGGTCCTCGTCCACGGCGTCAGCGCCTCGCCGATCATGAATCGCCTCCACTCCTAA
- a CDS encoding Hsp20/alpha crystallin family protein, translated as MTPQHKAGENEAFVRRYEYDDESVIAVDLGSKAGESTVDVVGDTAIVITETSDGEHQEEFDLPGEEARAFIRNGVLTIEVEQ; from the coding sequence ATGACGCCACAACACAAAGCAGGCGAGAACGAGGCGTTCGTCCGTCGCTACGAGTACGACGACGAGTCCGTGATCGCGGTCGATCTGGGCAGCAAAGCGGGTGAGTCGACCGTCGACGTGGTCGGCGACACCGCGATCGTGATCACGGAAACCTCCGACGGAGAGCACCAGGAGGAGTTCGACCTTCCGGGTGAGGAGGCACGAGCGTTTATCAGAAACGGCGTTCTCACCATCGAGGTGGAGCAATGA
- a CDS encoding GNAT family N-acetyltransferase: MSVNVDLQVVGPGDDTHVETAWRLKEDIRLREGVLKQRRGFFTDAYRRSTVHLLFLDDRLVGFAATRRDGYLLFLAVDPEYRGQGFGERLVDLVAEDHRAVTCHARTTNEEALSFYDHLGFEIVRRIDNYYEDAGDSFYLKRGNTDGIAGRLSAYLHR; this comes from the coding sequence GTGAGCGTCAACGTCGATCTGCAGGTCGTCGGACCGGGCGACGACACACACGTCGAGACCGCATGGCGGCTGAAGGAGGACATCCGGCTCCGGGAGGGCGTTCTCAAACAGCGCCGCGGCTTTTTCACCGACGCCTATCGTCGGTCGACGGTCCATCTCCTCTTTCTGGACGATCGCCTCGTCGGTTTCGCGGCGACCCGTCGGGACGGCTACCTGCTCTTTCTGGCCGTCGACCCCGAGTACCGCGGACAGGGCTTTGGCGAGCGGCTGGTCGATCTCGTCGCCGAGGACCACCGCGCCGTGACCTGTCACGCCCGCACGACCAACGAGGAGGCGCTTTCCTTCTACGACCATCTCGGCTTCGAGATCGTCCGGCGGATCGACAACTACTATGAGGACGCGGGGGACTCCTTTTATCTCAAGCGCGGGAATACCGATGGGATCGCCGGACGACTCTCGGCGTATCTCCATCGCTAG
- the priS gene encoding DNA primase small subunit PriS, producing MEERTCAYLRGRFGDHYRRATVSPPPGAGEREWGYIPWRTGGTTMIRHRSLLDLGDIDDFLARERPRHVYFSAGRYDDPGAGSMGEKDWRGSDLIFDLDADHLPGVVPSEDSYGEMLADCKEALFKLLSFLDADFGFEELTVVFSGGRGYHVHVRDPGVQDLERDSRREIVDYVRGIGLDFEELIVRETVAGLGRRTPAEKRTLDTRGGWSKRAHEHVLDLVTELVELADTNEETAIDRLREFEGIGEGKARAALTAMTENRAEIEAGNVDVHPAFFSLARQIAAESVTRDNAPIDEPVTTDTNRLIRLPGSLHGGSGLAVKRLDREELDDFAPLIDAVPGTFRNHEITVELSESRRVELGGLDRSLAPGTHTLPEYAGIFLMARGWAEKSRE from the coding sequence ATGGAGGAGCGAACGTGCGCGTATCTCCGGGGGCGCTTTGGCGACCACTATCGCCGAGCGACGGTGAGTCCGCCGCCCGGAGCCGGCGAACGCGAGTGGGGGTACATTCCGTGGCGCACGGGCGGGACGACGATGATCCGCCATCGCTCCCTGCTCGACCTCGGCGACATCGACGACTTCCTCGCGCGCGAACGCCCGCGACACGTCTACTTCTCGGCGGGACGGTACGACGATCCGGGGGCGGGCTCGATGGGCGAGAAGGACTGGCGTGGCTCGGATCTGATCTTCGATCTGGACGCCGACCACCTGCCCGGCGTCGTTCCGAGCGAGGACTCCTACGGGGAGATGCTCGCCGACTGCAAGGAGGCGCTGTTCAAGTTGCTTTCCTTTCTCGATGCGGACTTCGGGTTCGAGGAACTGACGGTCGTCTTCTCGGGCGGACGGGGCTATCACGTCCACGTCCGGGACCCAGGCGTCCAGGACCTCGAACGCGACAGCCGGCGCGAGATAGTCGATTACGTCCGGGGGATCGGGCTGGATTTCGAGGAGCTGATCGTCCGTGAAACGGTCGCGGGCCTCGGGCGGCGAACCCCTGCCGAAAAACGCACCCTCGATACCCGCGGCGGGTGGTCAAAACGGGCCCACGAACACGTCCTCGATCTCGTCACCGAACTCGTCGAACTGGCCGACACAAACGAGGAGACCGCCATCGACCGGCTCCGCGAGTTCGAGGGGATCGGCGAAGGGAAGGCCAGAGCCGCGCTGACGGCGATGACCGAGAACCGCGCCGAAATCGAAGCCGGGAACGTCGACGTTCATCCGGCCTTTTTCAGCCTCGCCCGGCAGATCGCCGCCGAGAGCGTCACCCGGGACAACGCGCCCATCGACGAACCGGTCACGACCGACACCAACCGTCTCATTCGCCTCCCCGGAAGCTTACACGGGGGCAGCGGGCTCGCGGTCAAACGCTTGGACCGCGAGGAACTCGACGACTTTGCCCCGTTGATCGACGCGGTCCCGGGGACGTTTCGGAACCACGAGATAACCGTCGAACTCTCCGAGTCCCGTCGAGTGGAGTTAGGCGGGCTCGACCGCTCGCTTGCGCCCGGAACGCACACCCTACCCGAGTACGCGGGGATCTTCCTGATGGCGCGCGGGTGGGCTGAGAAGAGCCGCGAGTGA
- a CDS encoding DNA replication complex subunit Gins51 encodes MDLGELQSVKDTERGKDSLQHLPDSFYTDVADHIASLKDERSARANEADDPFGDPEVQRLTGEIDSTEQVVTSIYERRVGKLVKLASFAAADMPADEEGLTSEERELFSDLVARIKENRGHVLDVLAGETDPDPVEPADGSPESTPDSPDQPDPTEEPSEPTDMGSEPDSTVTAADLMGDGSEPESVPASAGAMTDEPDTDDVAGPAGPSDLPEPSEPDRADDDDGRVERTTLRITRDVGEIVGVDDREYELATDDIVTLPEVNAGALLEREAAERLD; translated from the coding sequence GTGGATCTCGGCGAACTCCAGTCGGTCAAGGACACCGAGCGGGGCAAGGACAGCCTCCAGCACCTCCCCGATTCCTTCTACACCGATGTCGCGGATCACATCGCGTCGCTGAAAGACGAGCGAAGCGCACGCGCGAACGAGGCCGACGACCCCTTCGGCGACCCCGAGGTCCAGCGCCTGACCGGCGAGATCGACTCGACCGAGCAGGTGGTCACCTCGATTTACGAGCGCCGAGTGGGGAAACTCGTCAAACTCGCGAGCTTCGCCGCCGCCGACATGCCCGCCGACGAGGAGGGACTCACGAGCGAGGAGCGCGAACTGTTCTCGGACCTCGTCGCTCGGATCAAGGAAAACCGCGGGCACGTCCTTGACGTACTGGCCGGCGAGACCGACCCCGACCCCGTCGAACCGGCCGACGGATCGCCCGAATCGACGCCCGATTCGCCCGACCAGCCCGATCCGACCGAGGAGCCGTCGGAACCGACCGACATGGGGTCCGAACCCGACTCGACGGTCACCGCCGCCGACCTCATGGGCGACGGCTCGGAACCCGAGAGCGTGCCCGCGAGCGCTGGCGCGATGACGGACGAACCCGACACGGACGACGTGGCCGGTCCTGCCGGGCCATCCGACCTACCCGAACCGTCCGAACCGGACCGCGCGGACGATGACGACGGGCGGGTCGAGCGGACCACCCTCCGGATCACCCGCGACGTCGGCGAGATCGTCGGGGTCGACGACCGCGAGTACGAACTGGCGACCGACGACATCGTCACCCTCCCCGAGGTTAACGCCGGCGCGCTCCTCGAACGCGAGGCCGCCGAACGCCTCGACTAG
- a CDS encoding alpha/beta fold hydrolase has protein sequence METVSHHGRETAYEHRDRGGGGRGILCIHGSGGSRDVWKSQARLADDRPVIALDLSGHGESGDIASEAGFSTLSAYADDVIAVARETDARVLVGNSLGGAVALHIALYREFDPEALVLVGTGARLAVLEDLLAWLAEDFERAIDFLHEPGHLFYDADDALVALSRGAMDECGRRVVERDFRSCHTFDVRDDLDGIAVPTLAVCGEHDRLTPPAYHEYLAEEIPDGEFETIPEAAHLAMLERPGAFNERVSAFLTDRDQ, from the coding sequence ATGGAGACTGTCTCACATCACGGCCGGGAGACCGCCTACGAGCACCGCGACCGTGGTGGCGGGGGACGGGGGATCCTCTGTATTCACGGCAGCGGCGGCTCGCGCGACGTCTGGAAGTCCCAGGCGAGACTGGCCGACGACCGGCCCGTGATCGCGCTCGATCTCTCGGGCCACGGCGAAAGCGGGGATATCGCCAGCGAGGCGGGCTTCAGCACGCTGTCGGCGTACGCCGACGACGTGATCGCCGTCGCGCGCGAGACCGACGCCCGGGTGCTCGTGGGCAACTCGCTGGGGGGTGCGGTCGCGCTTCATATCGCGCTCTACCGGGAGTTCGATCCCGAGGCGCTCGTGCTGGTCGGGACGGGAGCGAGGCTCGCGGTGCTCGAGGACCTGCTGGCGTGGCTCGCCGAGGACTTCGAGCGCGCGATCGACTTCCTCCACGAGCCCGGCCACCTCTTTTACGATGCCGACGACGCGCTCGTGGCACTCTCGCGGGGAGCGATGGACGAGTGCGGGCGGCGGGTCGTCGAACGGGATTTCAGGAGCTGTCACACCTTTGATGTCCGCGACGATCTCGACGGGATCGCGGTCCCGACGCTTGCGGTCTGTGGCGAGCACGACCGGCTCACGCCGCCCGCCTATCACGAGTACCTGGCCGAGGAGATCCCCGACGGCGAGTTCGAGACGATCCCCGAGGCTGCCCATCTGGCGATGCTCGAACGACCAGGGGCGTTCAACGAGCGGGTGTCGGCGTTCCTGACCGACCGCGATCAGTAG
- a CDS encoding archease, producing the protein MDATFDLREHTADVGIGASGPTLDSVFGALGDGLAAAQCDSIPADGERFSFSLIAESREALLFDYLDQLIYERDVRLVLPVDNRITIDPGEEWRLDASSRGVPLEAVEAREVKAVTYSEMRIEEVENGWEAYVVLDV; encoded by the coding sequence ATGGACGCGACGTTCGACCTCCGCGAGCACACGGCCGACGTGGGGATCGGGGCTTCGGGCCCGACCCTCGATTCGGTCTTCGGCGCGCTCGGGGATGGACTCGCAGCCGCCCAGTGCGATTCGATTCCCGCCGACGGCGAGCGCTTCTCGTTTTCGCTGATCGCGGAAAGTCGCGAGGCGCTGCTGTTCGACTATCTCGATCAGCTCATCTACGAACGCGACGTTCGACTCGTCCTCCCGGTCGACAACAGGATCACAATCGACCCCGGCGAGGAGTGGCGACTCGACGCGAGTTCGCGCGGGGTGCCCCTCGAAGCGGTCGAGGCCCGCGAGGTGAAAGCCGTCACCTACTCCGAGATGCGCATCGAGGAGGTCGAGAACGGTTGGGAGGCCTACGTCGTTCTGGACGTTTAG
- a CDS encoding RtcB family protein — translation MTTFDADGITLEKVREYVWEIPREDGMRVPARVLASEALLEQISDDKTLQQLKNTAHLPGISEHALCMPDGHQGYGFPVGGVAGLDAEEGCISPGGVGYDINCGVRMVRTNLTYDDVAGREEELVDALFANVPSGLGGGGVVESGIDTVEAILDRGMEWALEEGYAVPADLDHCEDEGVREDSDPAAVSQKAKDRGKNQIGSLGSGNHFLEVQRVTDVFREDVAEAYGLAEDRIVVLIHCGSRGLGHQVCTDYLRKIEKRHGDLLAELPDKELAAAPAGSELAEEYYGAMCAAINFAWVNRQLITHRTRAVFERVFGRDHEEMGMELLYDVAHNIAKKEVHEVDGEERELYVHRKGATRAFPAGHPEVPAAYREVGQPVIIPGSMGAGSYVLRGGSESMAETFGSTAHGAGRVMSRTQAKNEFWGEDVRDDLQDQDRIYVKAQSGATVAEEAPGVYKDVDEVVRVSDALGIGDRVARTFPVCNIKG, via the coding sequence ATGACCACGTTCGACGCCGACGGGATCACGCTCGAGAAGGTGCGTGAGTACGTCTGGGAGATCCCCCGAGAGGACGGGATGCGCGTGCCCGCCCGCGTCCTCGCGAGCGAGGCGCTCTTAGAGCAGATCAGCGACGACAAGACCCTCCAGCAGCTGAAAAACACCGCCCACCTGCCGGGGATCAGCGAGCACGCGCTGTGTATGCCCGACGGCCATCAGGGATACGGGTTTCCGGTCGGCGGCGTCGCCGGGCTCGACGCCGAGGAGGGCTGTATCTCGCCGGGCGGCGTGGGATACGACATCAACTGCGGCGTGCGGATGGTGCGGACGAACCTCACCTACGATGACGTGGCGGGCCGCGAGGAGGAACTCGTCGACGCCCTCTTTGCGAACGTTCCCTCGGGGTTAGGCGGGGGCGGCGTCGTGGAAAGCGGGATCGACACCGTCGAGGCGATCCTCGACCGGGGCATGGAGTGGGCCCTCGAAGAGGGGTATGCCGTGCCCGCTGATCTCGATCACTGCGAGGACGAGGGCGTACGAGAGGACAGCGATCCGGCAGCGGTGAGCCAGAAAGCAAAGGACAGAGGGAAGAACCAGATCGGCTCGCTCGGCTCGGGAAACCACTTCCTCGAGGTCCAGCGCGTCACCGACGTGTTCCGCGAGGACGTCGCCGAGGCCTACGGACTAGCTGAGGACCGGATCGTCGTCCTGATCCACTGTGGGTCGCGGGGACTCGGCCACCAAGTCTGTACGGACTACCTCCGGAAGATCGAGAAACGCCACGGCGACCTGCTCGCGGAGCTCCCCGATAAGGAGCTTGCGGCCGCGCCCGCCGGTTCCGAACTGGCCGAGGAGTACTACGGCGCGATGTGTGCGGCGATCAACTTCGCGTGGGTAAACCGCCAGCTGATCACCCACAGAACGAGGGCGGTCTTCGAGCGGGTGTTCGGACGGGACCACGAGGAGATGGGCATGGAACTGCTCTACGACGTCGCCCACAACATCGCGAAAAAGGAGGTCCACGAGGTGGACGGCGAGGAGCGCGAACTGTACGTCCACCGCAAGGGCGCGACCCGGGCGTTCCCGGCGGGCCACCCCGAGGTGCCCGCCGCCTACCGCGAGGTCGGCCAGCCGGTCATCATCCCCGGGAGCATGGGCGCGGGCAGCTACGTGCTGCGGGGGGGCAGCGAGTCGATGGCGGAAACGTTCGGCTCGACGGCCCACGGCGCGGGCCGGGTGATGAGCCGGACGCAGGCGAAAAACGAGTTCTGGGGCGAGGACGTACGCGACGACCTGCAGGACCAGGACCGCATCTACGTCAAAGCCCAGAGCGGCGCGACCGTCGCCGAGGAGGCCCCGGGCGTTTACAAGGACGTCGACGAGGTGGTTCGCGTTTCGGACGCACTGGGGATCGGCGACCGGGTCGCGCGCACGTTTCCGGTCTGTAACATCAAGGGTTAG
- a CDS encoding CDC48 family AAA ATPase, which produces MSAKLTIKPLKQKDAGRGLAAIDRASMRELDLENGDYILIAGGGGEKAVARVWPGYPEDDGRGVIRIDGRLRQEANVGIDDRATVEKAEVNPATEITIATPQNLRIQGNIGPLVRDRLSGQAITQGQTVRVGFGIGPMSGGGREIPLKIADTTPSGTVVVTDGTEITISEKPAEQIHEGIAGGGQGGSPNITYEDIGGLDRELEQVREMIELPMRHPELFQQLGIEPPKGVLLHGPPGTGKTLMAKAVANEIDASFHTISGPEIMSKYYGESEEQLREMFEEAEENAPAIVFIDELDSIAPKRGETSGDVERRVVAQLLSLMDGLEERGQVIVIGATNRVDAIDPALRRGGRFDREIEIGVPDKEGRREILQVHTRGMPLAEGIDLERYAENTHGFVGADIATLAREAAMNALRRIRPELDLESEEIDADVLDALRVTEADFKSARKGIEPSALREVFVEVPDTSWEQVGGLEDTKERLRETIQWPLEYPEVFESMDLDAAKGVLLYGPPGTGKTLLAKAVANEAESNFISIKGPELLNKFVGESEKGVREVFSKARENAPTVIFFDEIDSVAGERGRHSGDSGVGERMVSQLLTELDGLEELEDVVVIATTNRPDLIDSALLRPGRLDRHVHVPVPDEAARKAIFTVHTREKPLADDVDLDELAEETEGYVGADIEAVCREASMAATREFINSVGPEEAADSVGNVRVSREHFEQALEEVNPSVTPETRERYAEIEERFDRGSAELEEDNVSRTFQ; this is translated from the coding sequence ATGAGCGCGAAACTCACGATCAAACCGTTGAAACAGAAGGACGCGGGGCGCGGACTCGCGGCCATCGACCGCGCGTCGATGCGGGAACTGGACCTCGAGAACGGGGACTACATCCTCATCGCGGGCGGCGGGGGCGAGAAGGCCGTTGCGCGCGTCTGGCCGGGCTATCCAGAAGACGACGGCCGGGGTGTGATCCGTATCGATGGCCGGCTCCGACAGGAGGCAAACGTCGGCATCGACGACCGCGCGACCGTCGAGAAGGCCGAGGTCAACCCCGCAACCGAGATCACCATCGCGACGCCCCAGAACCTCCGTATTCAGGGTAACATCGGCCCGCTGGTTCGTGATCGCCTGAGTGGACAGGCGATCACGCAGGGCCAGACTGTTCGCGTGGGCTTCGGGATCGGGCCGATGTCCGGCGGTGGTCGGGAGATCCCACTGAAGATCGCCGACACCACCCCGTCGGGGACGGTCGTCGTCACCGACGGCACGGAGATCACGATCAGCGAAAAACCCGCCGAGCAGATCCACGAGGGGATCGCCGGAGGCGGTCAGGGCGGTTCGCCGAACATCACCTACGAGGACATCGGCGGACTGGACCGCGAGCTCGAACAAGTACGGGAAATGATCGAGCTGCCGATGCGCCACCCCGAGCTGTTCCAGCAACTGGGTATCGAGCCGCCCAAGGGCGTGTTGCTGCACGGCCCGCCCGGCACCGGTAAGACACTGATGGCGAAAGCCGTCGCCAACGAGATCGACGCGAGCTTCCACACCATCTCCGGCCCGGAGATCATGTCGAAGTACTACGGCGAGAGCGAGGAGCAACTGCGCGAGATGTTCGAGGAAGCGGAGGAGAACGCTCCCGCGATCGTTTTCATCGACGAGCTCGACTCCATCGCGCCAAAGCGCGGCGAGACCAGCGGCGACGTCGAGCGGCGCGTCGTGGCTCAACTGTTGAGTCTGATGGACGGGCTCGAAGAGCGCGGGCAGGTCATCGTCATCGGCGCTACCAACAGGGTCGACGCCATCGACCCCGCACTGCGCCGCGGCGGGCGCTTCGACCGCGAGATCGAGATCGGCGTCCCCGACAAGGAAGGACGCCGCGAGATCCTGCAGGTCCACACCCGGGGGATGCCGCTTGCGGAGGGGATCGACCTCGAGCGCTACGCCGAGAACACCCACGGGTTCGTCGGCGCGGATATCGCGACCCTGGCCCGCGAGGCAGCGATGAACGCGCTGCGACGGATCCGCCCCGAACTCGACCTCGAGAGCGAGGAGATCGACGCCGACGTGCTCGACGCGCTTCGCGTGACCGAGGCGGACTTCAAAAGCGCTCGCAAGGGAATCGAACCCTCCGCACTGCGTGAGGTGTTCGTCGAGGTGCCCGACACGTCCTGGGAGCAGGTCGGCGGGCTCGAGGACACCAAAGAGCGCCTGCGCGAGACGATCCAGTGGCCACTGGAGTACCCCGAGGTCTTCGAGTCGATGGACCTGGACGCCGCGAAGGGCGTCCTGCTCTACGGTCCGCCGGGCACGGGCAAGACGCTGCTCGCGAAGGCCGTCGCAAACGAGGCCGAGTCGAACTTCATCTCGATCAAGGGCCCCGAGCTGCTCAACAAGTTCGTCGGCGAGAGCGAGAAGGGGGTCCGCGAGGTGTTCAGCAAGGCCCGCGAGAACGCCCCGACCGTGATCTTCTTCGACGAGATCGACTCGGTCGCGGGCGAGCGGGGCCGTCACTCGGGCGACTCCGGCGTCGGCGAGCGGATGGTCTCGCAACTGCTGACCGAACTCGACGGGCTCGAGGAACTGGAGGACGTCGTCGTGATCGCGACGACGAACCGCCCGGACCTGATCGACTCGGCACTGCTTCGCCCCGGTCGACTCGACCGTCACGTCCACGTGCCGGTGCCCGACGAGGCGGCTCGAAAAGCGATCTTCACGGTCCACACCCGCGAGAAACCCCTCGCGGACGACGTGGACCTCGACGAGCTGGCCGAGGAAACCGAGGGCTACGTCGGCGCGGACATCGAGGCGGTCTGCCGGGAGGCCTCGATGGCAGCCACGCGGGAGTTCATCAACAGTGTCGGCCCCGAGGAGGCCGCCGACAGCGTCGGCAACGTCCGGGTGAGCCGCGAGCACTTCGAGCAGGCCTTAGAGGAGGTCAACCCGAGCGTCACCCCCGAGACCCGCGAGCGCTACGCCGAGATCGAAGAGCGCTTCGACCGTGGCAGCGCCGAACTCGAGGAGGACAACGTCAGCCGGACCTTCCAGTAA
- a CDS encoding alpha/beta fold hydrolase — MDWSHGEAIVNGLRLHYVEAGEGPLVVLLHGFPDHWYGWREQIPALVEAGYRVVAPDMRGYNRSEKPPGVSAYRIGHLIEDVRELIAHFGAERAHLVGHDWGGVVAWEVAARYPDSVDRLVVLNAPHPSAYRRELRDRESDQRRRSWYVLLFQLPWLPELLVRFGRQRLLGALFRGASRSPEAFDEEAIERYTDACTRPGAMSAMLNYYRALFRGTLGSKIPGQSRPCSTTSDGLVGRPTLLLWGTEDEALSPALTEGLEEWVPDIEIERVAGAGHWVQLDATDRVNESLVGFLNRD, encoded by the coding sequence ATGGACTGGTCCCATGGGGAGGCGATCGTCAACGGCCTCAGGCTGCACTACGTCGAGGCGGGGGAGGGACCGCTCGTCGTCCTCCTCCACGGGTTCCCCGATCACTGGTACGGCTGGCGCGAACAGATCCCCGCGCTCGTCGAGGCGGGCTACCGGGTCGTCGCGCCGGACATGCGTGGATACAACCGCTCGGAGAAACCGCCCGGCGTGAGCGCCTACCGGATCGGACATCTCATCGAGGACGTCCGCGAGCTGATCGCCCACTTCGGGGCCGAGCGCGCCCACCTCGTCGGCCACGACTGGGGTGGCGTCGTCGCCTGGGAAGTCGCCGCCCGGTATCCCGACAGTGTCGATCGACTGGTCGTCCTCAACGCGCCCCATCCGAGCGCGTACCGCCGCGAGCTCCGTGACCGCGAGTCCGACCAGCGACGGCGCTCGTGGTACGTCCTCCTCTTCCAACTGCCGTGGCTCCCCGAACTCCTCGTTCGGTTCGGACGGCAACGCCTCCTCGGGGCGCTGTTTCGGGGAGCTTCGCGGTCCCCCGAGGCGTTCGACGAGGAGGCGATAGAGCGCTATACGGACGCGTGCACGCGACCCGGTGCGATGAGCGCGATGCTCAACTACTACCGGGCGCTGTTCCGAGGGACGCTCGGCTCGAAGATCCCCGGGCAGAGTCGGCCCTGTTCGACCACCAGCGACGGGTTGGTCGGGCGGCCCACGTTGCTTCTCTGGGGGACCGAGGACGAGGCGCTCTCGCCCGCCCTCACCGAAGGCCTCGAGGAGTGGGTGCCCGATATCGAGATCGAGCGGGTCGCGGGA